Proteins co-encoded in one Gadus morhua chromosome 6, gadMor3.0, whole genome shotgun sequence genomic window:
- the inpp5l gene encoding inositol polyphosphate-5-phosphatase A: protein METHTDVLLITANVGSLFDNVGEIQSGWLQEFYATIQRHKPQFIALHFQEVGGKDYMLNMGHAENFFRSIESSGEMKTYDRTCIYVDNQFKAEDRFTALGSMYFIHASLKDVYQYDFAVKDFKVVSGQSKFVGSLDGVATVEKEKFPKNFWPDFKWSRKGFMRTRWLIHNQGLDLVNVHLFHDASNLIACNSSPSVYSDNRRTALRYVIDRVSHSAGSTLPFFLFGDFNFRLDALSLVQDLSTATDVQTVTKDGSNEVEKIIWEEKDNDHKVVLHIETKMFDYLHQSVFRQDNGQALLKYDKEVAAFHDVIREEEILFPPSYPYSEDYSEPTQYMTTRCPAWCDRVLLSPAAQRLLHRCDDEGDMGVVYNTLGPNICMGDHKPVFLFFSLKTKCF, encoded by the exons ATGGAAACGCACACTGATGTGCTGCTGATCACCGCAAATGTGGGCTCACTGTTTGATAAT GTGGGCGAGATTCAGAGTGGATGGCTGCAGGAGTTCTACGCG aCCATCCAGAGACACAAGCCCCAGTTTATTGCCCTGCACTTCCAAGAGGTGGGGGGGAAGGACTACATGCTCAACATGGGCCATGCTGAGAACTTCTTTAG GAGTATCGAGTCCAGCGGGGAGATGAAGACGTACGACAGGACCTGCATCTATGTGGACAACCAGTTCAAAGCGGAGGACAGATTTACG GCGCTGGGCAGCATGTACTTCATCCACGCGTCTCTGAAGGACGTCTACCAGTACGACTTCGCTG TGAAGGATTTCAAGGTGGTGTCGGGACAGAGCAAGTTTGTGGGCTCCCTGGACGGTGTAGCcacggtggagaaggagaagttCCCCAAGAACTTCTGGCCTGAT TTCAAGTGGTCGAGGAAGGGATTCATGAGGACTCGCTGGCTCATACACAACCA AGGTCTGGACCTGGTCAACGTCCACCTGTTCCACGACGCCTCCAACCTAATCGCCTGCAACTCCAGCCCCTCCGTCTACTCTGACAACCGCAGGACAGCCCTCCGCTATGTCATCGACAG GGTATCCCACAGCGCGGGTTCTACTctgcccttcttcctcttcGGAGACTTTAACTTCCGCCTTGACGCGCTGAGCCTGGTTCAG GACCTCTCCACAGCCACGGACGTGCAGACCGTGACCAAGGACGGCAGCAACGAGGTGGAGAAGATCATCTGGGAGGAGAAGGACAACGATCATAAG GTGGTGCTGCACATCGAGACcaagatgtttgactacctccaCCAGAGCGTCTTCAGGCAGGACAACGGCCAGGCG CTCCTTAAATATGATAAAGAGGTCGCAGCCTTTCATGATGTCATCAGGGAAGAGGAAATCCTATTTCCCCCAAG ttacCCCTACAGTGAGGACTACTCTGAGCCCACCCAGTACATGACGACCCGCTGCCCCGCCTGGTGCGACCGCGTCCTCCTGTCCCCCGCGGCTCAGCGCCTCCTCCACAGG